From one Nonomuraea polychroma genomic stretch:
- the rhaI gene encoding L-rhamnose isomerase has translation MTDIKAALRAQHIETPSWAYGNSGTRFKVFAQQGVPRDPYEKLADAAQVHAYTGIAPTVALHIPWDKVDDYADLARHAKDLGVGIGAINSNVFQDDDYKLGSVTNPSARIRRKATDHLLECVDIMDATGSDTLKLWFSDGINYPGQDDIRARQDRLAESLAEVYERLGEGQRFLLEYKLFEPAFYATDVPDWGTAYAHCVKLGPKAQVVVDTGHHAPGTNIEFIVAFLLREGKLGGFDFNSRFYADDDLMVGAADPFQLFRIMFEVLRGGGFDPAANVAFMLDQCHNLEPKIPGQIRSVMNVQEATAKALLVDRDALAAAQAEGDVLGANAVFMDAYNTDVRPLLAELRDEMGLAPDPMAAYAKSGYFEKIAAERVGGTQAGWGA, from the coding sequence ATGACTGACATCAAGGCCGCGCTACGCGCGCAGCACATCGAGACGCCGTCCTGGGCGTACGGCAACAGCGGCACGAGGTTCAAGGTCTTCGCGCAGCAGGGCGTGCCGCGCGACCCGTACGAGAAGCTCGCCGACGCCGCCCAGGTGCACGCCTACACGGGGATCGCGCCCACGGTCGCGCTGCACATCCCGTGGGACAAGGTGGACGACTACGCCGACCTGGCCCGGCACGCCAAGGACCTGGGCGTCGGCATCGGAGCGATCAACTCCAACGTCTTCCAGGACGACGACTACAAGCTCGGCAGCGTCACCAACCCGTCCGCGCGGATCCGCCGCAAGGCCACCGACCACCTGCTCGAGTGCGTGGACATCATGGACGCCACCGGCTCGGACACGCTCAAGCTGTGGTTCTCCGACGGCATCAACTACCCGGGCCAGGACGACATCCGCGCCCGCCAGGACCGGCTGGCCGAGTCCCTGGCCGAGGTGTACGAGCGCCTGGGCGAGGGCCAGCGTTTCCTGCTGGAGTACAAGCTGTTCGAGCCCGCCTTCTACGCCACCGACGTGCCCGACTGGGGCACCGCCTACGCGCACTGCGTCAAGCTCGGCCCCAAGGCCCAGGTGGTCGTGGACACCGGGCACCACGCGCCGGGCACCAACATCGAGTTCATCGTGGCGTTCCTGCTGCGCGAGGGCAAGCTCGGCGGCTTCGACTTCAACTCCCGCTTCTACGCCGACGACGACCTCATGGTGGGGGCGGCGGACCCGTTCCAGCTGTTCCGCATCATGTTCGAGGTGCTGCGCGGCGGCGGGTTCGACCCCGCGGCCAATGTGGCGTTCATGCTCGACCAGTGCCACAACCTCGAGCCCAAGATCCCCGGCCAGATCCGCTCGGTCATGAACGTTCAGGAGGCCACCGCCAAGGCGCTGCTGGTCGACCGGGACGCGCTGGCCGCCGCGCAGGCCGAGGGCGACGTGCTCGGCGCCAACGCCGTCTTCATGGACGCCTACAACACCGACGTGCGGCCGCTGCTCGCCGAGCTGCGGGACGAGATGGGCCTCGCGCCCGACCCGATGGCCGCGTACGCCAAGTCCGGATATTTCGAGAAGATCGCCGCCGAGCGCGTCGGCGGCACGCAGGCCGGCTGGGGGGCCTGA
- a CDS encoding L-rhamnose mutarotase — MQRVCFLLKVRPERLAEYRERHQNVWPEMREALSRTGWHNYSLFLRDDGLLVGYLETEDFEAAKKAMAETEVNARWQAEMAPFFEDLDGRPDEGMAPLTEVFHLD; from the coding sequence GTGCAACGCGTCTGCTTCCTCCTGAAAGTCCGCCCAGAGCGGCTGGCGGAGTACCGGGAACGCCACCAGAACGTCTGGCCGGAGATGCGAGAGGCGCTGTCGCGCACCGGCTGGCACAACTACTCGCTCTTCCTCAGGGACGACGGGCTGCTCGTGGGCTACCTGGAGACCGAGGACTTCGAGGCCGCCAAGAAGGCCATGGCCGAGACGGAGGTCAACGCCCGCTGGCAGGCCGAGATGGCGCCCTTCTTCGAGGACCTGGACGGCCGCCCCGACGAGGGCATGGCGCCGCTGACCGAAGTGTTCCACCTGGATTGA